A stretch of the Lactuca sativa cultivar Salinas chromosome 9, Lsat_Salinas_v11, whole genome shotgun sequence genome encodes the following:
- the LOC111896836 gene encoding uncharacterized protein LOC111896836: MEELFRTAPKHALYTSPSIQKEILNLISTRVRRMICEEINGGKFCLVVDEARDQSNKEQMSIVLRFLNKDGFIMERFFGLVHVPDTTSQTLKNAIYSVLSHNNLDLKSIRGQGYDGASNMRGHFNGLQALISNDCPYAYYVHCFAHRLQLALMATSQGVVALQKFFTRLSFVINVVGASSKRTDQLRDAQAEEIAYKISIDESETGRGLNQIGTLQRAGDTRWSSDLKSVSSLIKMFSPTCEVLLKIIKDGNGPIKGDADSAYEAITTFEFIFVLHLEKEIMEITDLLCQALQRQSQDICNALRLVTSTKLLLQKMKDERWDGLLSLVMSFCQERNIDIPDMSSPYFSRGARARNEHSDHTLEHHYRVDIFYEAINCQLMELNHRFNDRSTELLRLSTTLDPKSVVEPFRSGDVIKLVEKFYPGDFNEQEKVVLKIQLQHYQIDVVQHVDYKLLTSISELCQWLIKTKRVANFHLIYRVVSLILTLPVSTATTERSFSAMNLIKTRLQNKMEDEFLNDSLVLHFERELAEKISLDTIVQDFKNAKDRHVPL; this comes from the coding sequence ATGGAAGAATTGTTCCGTACTGCTCCTAAACATGCATTATATACATCACCATCAATTCAAAAAGAGATTTTAAACCTTATCTCAACTAGGGTGAGGAGGATGATTTGTGAGGAGATTAATGGAGGAAAATTTTGTTTAGTTGTTGATGAAGCACGTGATCAGTCTAATAAAGAACAAATGTCAATTGTTTTGAGATTCTTAAATAAAGATGGCTTCATTATGGAGCGTTTCTTTGGGCTTGTTCATGTACCTGACACTACATCACAAACTCTTAAGAATGCAATTTATTCTGTATTGTCACATAACAATCTTGATCTTAAGTCAATTCGTGGTCAAGGCTATGATGGTGCAAGTAATATGCGAGGTCATTTCAATGGTTTGCAAGCATTGATTTCAAATGATTGTCCATATGCGTATTATGTTCATTGTTTTGCACATCGATTACAATTAGCATTAATGGCTACTTCCCAAGGAGTTGTTGCATTACAGAAGTTTTTTACTCGATTATCTTTTGTTATCAATGTTGTTGGTGCTTCCTCCAAGCGTACCGACCAACTTAGAGATGCACAAGCTGAGGAAATTGCATATAAGATTTCTATTGATGAGTCAGAGACAGGTAGAGGTCTTAATCAAATTGGTACATTACAACGAGCTGGCGATACTAGATGGAGTTCTGACCTCAAATCAGTTTCGAGCTTAATTAAAATGTTTAGTCCAACTTGTGAGGTTTTACTTAAAATTATTAAAGATGGCAACGGTCCAATCAAAGGCGACGCAGATTCTGCATATGAGGCTATTACTACATTTGAGTTCATTTTTGTTCTTCATCTCGAGAAAGAAATAATGGAGATTACCGATTTACTTTGTCAAGCTTTACAAAGACAATCTCAAGATATTTGTAATGCATTGAGGCTAGTGACATCCACCAAATTGTTATTGCAAAAAATGAAAGATGAAAGATGGGACGGTTTGCTGTCTCTTGTTATGTCGTTTTGTCAGGAACGCAACATTGATATCCCTGATATGTCTTCTCCATATTTTAGTAGAGGGGCTCGAGCACGTAACGAGCATAGTGATCATACACTTGAGCATCATTACCGGGTGGATATATTTTATGAAGCAATTAATTGTCAATTAATGGAACTAAATCATCGATTCAATGATAGATCAACGGAGTTGCTTCGACTTTCAACAACTTTAGATCCTAAAAGTGTCGTTGAGCCTTTTCGAAGTGGTGATGTGATTAAGTTAGTAGAGAAGTTTTATCCCGGAGATTTCAATGAACAAGAGAAAGTAGTTTTGAAAATACAACTTCAACATTATCAGATTGATGTCGTTCAACATGTAGATTATAAACTATTGACATCTATATCAGAATTGTGTCAATGGTTGATAAAGACAAAAAGAGTGGCGAACTTTCATCTTATTTATCGAGTAGTGAGTCTCATACTTACTCTTCCAGTTTCTACTGCTACAACGGAGAGGTCATTTTCGGCAATGAACCTCATTAAAACAAGGTTACAGAATAAAATGGAAGACGAGTTTTTGAATGACTCATTGGTTTTGCACTTCGAACGAGAACTTGCTGAAAAGATTAGTTTAGACACAATTGTACAAGACTTTAAAAATGCAAAAGATCGTCACGTTCCACTTTGA